One segment of Nostoc piscinale CENA21 DNA contains the following:
- a CDS encoding RNA recognition motif domain-containing protein, translating to MSVYVGNLSYEVTEDSLSAVFAEYGSVKRIQLPTDRETGRMRGFGFVEMGTDAEETAAIEALDGAEWMGRDLKVNKAKPKEDRGSFGGGRGGYGGRNRY from the coding sequence ATGTCAGTTTATGTAGGCAATCTTTCTTATGAAGTTACAGAAGACAGTCTGAGTGCAGTTTTTGCAGAATATGGCTCAGTCAAGCGTATCCAGTTACCTACAGACCGTGAAACAGGTCGGATGCGCGGTTTTGGTTTTGTGGAAATGGGTACAGATGCTGAAGAAACGGCAGCTATTGAAGCCCTTGATGGCGCTGAATGGATGGGACGCGACCTAAAAGTAAACAAAGCTAAACCAAAAGAAGACAGAGGTTCATTTGGTGGTGGTCGTGGGGGCTACGGTGGACGGAACCGCTACTAA
- a CDS encoding P-II family nitrogen regulator, producing the protein MSNSTPPVEPAVLVTIIGETVLKDRIVKLLKNYNVSGYTISQVQGEGGHGRRLGDLAGYNTNIEIKTIVSLETSDAILCVLKEEQGKHALIAFRHNIEGFY; encoded by the coding sequence ATGTCAAACTCAACCCCTCCCGTTGAGCCTGCTGTTTTAGTCACCATTATTGGCGAAACTGTACTCAAAGACAGAATTGTTAAGTTGCTAAAAAATTACAATGTTAGCGGCTATACTATTAGTCAAGTCCAGGGTGAAGGCGGTCATGGAAGACGCTTGGGAGACTTAGCTGGGTACAACACTAATATTGAAATCAAGACCATAGTTTCATTAGAAACATCAGATGCAATCTTATGTGTCCTCAAAGAAGAGCAAGGTAAGCACGCTTTGATTGCTTTTCGCCACAATATAGAAGGCTTTTATTGA
- the infC gene encoding translation initiation factor IF-3: protein MIVVQKQLINSQIKSPQVFLIDHENNNRGLIATSEALKLAESVELDLVIVSQNEDTPVAKILNYGKLQYQKKKRQGSSARPTVKEVRFRPNVGAGDYNLRINQALQWLSKGDSVKFAIRLRGRENQYRQQAGDMLDRIVNDLGQAGKVQSLDKRALIVQIMPA from the coding sequence ATTATCGTAGTTCAAAAGCAGCTAATTAACTCGCAAATCAAGTCACCTCAAGTCTTCTTGATTGACCATGAAAATAATAATCGTGGTTTGATAGCCACTTCTGAAGCACTCAAGTTAGCGGAGAGTGTTGAGCTTGACTTAGTGATAGTCTCCCAAAACGAAGATACTCCAGTAGCAAAGATTCTTAATTATGGCAAACTTCAGTATCAAAAGAAGAAACGCCAAGGTTCAAGTGCTAGACCTACTGTAAAAGAAGTTCGGTTCCGTCCTAATGTTGGTGCGGGTGATTATAATTTGCGTATTAATCAAGCACTTCAGTGGTTAAGTAAAGGCGATTCAGTAAAATTTGCGATTCGTTTAAGAGGTCGAGAAAATCAATATCGTCAGCAGGCTGGGGATATGCTAGACCGCATTGTCAATGATTTGGGTCAAGCTGGTAAAGTCCAGTCGCTTGATAAACGCGCACTGATTGTTCAAATTATGCCTGCTTAA